The Treponema sp. OMZ 790 genome includes the window TTACTACTTTTATACTCGGCTCTTTTTTATTTATTTCTTTTCCTAAAAATTTCCATAGCGTATAACCGCGTACTCCCCAGTATTTTAAGTTGTTTGTTTTTAATATTATTTTTTCTCCTTCTTTTATAAACAGTTTATCTTCAAACGGATTTGTCCCTCCCTGTTCTTCTTCATTTCCTTCAAGCTCACTGCCTTCTTCAAAAGCTCCGCTTTCTCCATCCCTTATCCGGTTATAAGGATTAACGCAGCCTGTTATCACAAATATTATAATTAAGATTATCACCTTCTTTATTTTTTTCATTCTTTATCTTCTCCTTCTATGTATTTTTTATAGAGCCTTATAAGCCTTTCTCCGCGTCTTTCTTTCTGCCCTTTTTCTCGGTGTAAATACGGCACTATGTAGATGACCATTTCAGTTACAGTTTCAGAGCCGTTTATATCTTTAAAAGCTAAGCCTGCTATCGGTATGTCTCCTAAACCGGGAATCTTTTTTTCGCTTGAGTTTTGTTCAACCTGTAATAAGCCGCCTATGATAATCGGTTTACCGGAAGGAGTACGCACTTTTGTTTTTACTATTTTTTCCGATGTGGGAGGTAAAACTCCGCTTGTCACTCCTCCTGAACCCTGTTTTGACACTTGTGCATTTACTTCCATGGTTATCATTTCGTCTCCGGATACATTACCTTTTATGTTAAGTAATAAACCCGACGTTATCTCTCTCATCGAACCGTACACAGGCTTACCGTTTGAATCAAGGGTTTTATCTATATATCTGAATGTATTGGTATTTTGGAATCTTACTTCTTCTCCCGTTATTCCGTTTAATGTCGTATCCGCTAAAACCCTTGCCTTGTTTTCAGCCAGTTCAAAATTAAGTTTTGCTATAAATTGATAGCCGAATTTACTGACTATATCAAAGTTTATATTAAATATATTACTCATTACGCCTGAAAACTCGTTAATAGGCTTTCCCTTAGCTTTTTTGACTTCAAGACTTTTTGCCCAATTTATGTTTTCACTTTTTTCGTATTGTACTACCAAAAGCTGATATCTTATCTGTGCTTTAGGCCTATCTATAAGTTCCAATTCCTTTAAAAACTTTTCCTTTTTTATATCGTTTCCTCTAAAAAATATAAGATTAGGATTTCCGGTCAAGACTATACTTTCTTTACTTACCGCAGGCGGAAGATGCTTTAATAATTCTTCCGAAGATATATACTTTAATAATACTTCTTTTTCTTTTCTTTCCGTATCCAATATTTTGATATATTCATTTACTATTTTTTGATCTTCTTTGTTTCCTTTTATTACAAATCCGTTTATATCCGGCAATATATTTATCTTATTTTTTTTCAGTTCTTCAGGCAATGCATCTATAAATCTTTTTACTTCAATATACTTTAATTCATATTTTTCACTTTTTGTATCTTTAACTCCTTCTTGCCCATATAGCATACATACCGAGAAAAATAATATAAATAAAACTGCCTTCTTTTTCATTATTTCTTTCCTATTCTATTGATAAAAGCCTTAACGTATACGGATAGCATTCTCCACCTGCACTACCGCTTACCACTATATTTCTATCCAGCGATATTTTAAAGCTTAATTCTTTTTCTCCATCCGTATCATTTTTTATTATGATAACCGCATTAGTTGCAGGCTTTTCACTGCTGCCGTTATACGGTTTTGTTATTATAAAAGGTAAATTAGCTGCATCGTATACTATTGCTATCTTGGCCTGTCTTTTTGCAGGGATTCTTACCTTGTACCAATCCTCATCCTCTAAAACGGTTCCTTCATGCGATCTATAATAGTATACATTTCCTTGTTTATCGTTTTGCAATAATACGGCCTTTTCTTTTCTGTCGTTGGGTTCATATACATCTTTTACCTGTTTACTGTATATACCCATGTAATGCACTTTCCCTGAAAATCTTTTTTTTCCTCTAATCTTATCAAGCCTATAGATATATCTTGTATCTTCCTTTAGTACCCTA containing:
- a CDS encoding type II secretion system protein GspD; translated protein: MKKKAVLFILFFSVCMLYGQEGVKDTKSEKYELKYIEVKRFIDALPEELKKNKINILPDINGFVIKGNKEDQKIVNEYIKILDTERKEKEVLLKYISSEELLKHLPPAVSKESIVLTGNPNLIFFRGNDIKKEKFLKELELIDRPKAQIRYQLLVVQYEKSENINWAKSLEVKKAKGKPINEFSGVMSNIFNINFDIVSKFGYQFIAKLNFELAENKARVLADTTLNGITGEEVRFQNTNTFRYIDKTLDSNGKPVYGSMREITSGLLLNIKGNVSGDEMITMEVNAQVSKQGSGGVTSGVLPPTSEKIVKTKVRTPSGKPIIIGGLLQVEQNSSEKKIPGLGDIPIAGLAFKDINGSETVTEMVIYIVPYLHREKGQKERRGERLIRLYKKYIEGEDKE